Part of the Aquimarina sp. MAR_2010_214 genome is shown below.
TGATGGGGATCATTTCAAAATCCGTAACTATTGATTTTCCCTCACTTCTTTTCTCTCCTGCTGCAAAAACATAATGGTCTCCATCAAAACGGACTATAGCTTCCTCTGGAACAGCATATGCTTCGCGAGCACCAACTTCAATTTTTGCGTTTACAAACATTCCCGGAAGCAACTCCTGGTTTTTCTCTTTTAAGTGCCCATGAATAGTTATAGATCTATCATCACTAACATTATTACCTATTAAGAAAATCTCTGCTTCCATCCATTTATCTGGTTCATTTGCTAAACGAAAACGAATACGTTGCTCATTTTTTATTAATGGGATATCATCTTCATATACTTTGAGTTCGACATGCAGATCTTCGGCATTGGTAATATCCATTAACACATCTTCTGAACCAAAATACTTTCCGGTATTTACATACACTTCTCTCACGACTCCATTAATAGGAGAATATACATTTACCATAGAAGATACTCTTCCATTAGTTACATGAGAAGGGTTGATACCTACCATTTTTAATTTACTTTCTAAAGCTTGAATATTTGCTTTATTAATCAAGTAATCACTTTTTGCTTTTTGAAATACTTTTGTTGAAGAGACACTTTCTTTATTTAGTATTTCCTGACGTTCATAATCTGCTTTCAGGTATTCATTTTTTGCAACTGCTTCCAGGTAATCTCTTTGAAATTCTATAAAATCAGGGTTTTCTACTCTTGCTACAAGTTGTCCTTTTCTTAATCGTGTACCAGGAAGCATATTGGTGAACTTCAAAAACCCGCCATAAGGAACGGTAATAGAAAGATTACTTTGTGGAGGAACATCGATCATTCCGTTTACACTTAACTCATTTCCTATTTTACGTTTCTGAGCTTTACCAATTTCTATTTGAGTTTGCTTCATTTGTTCATCTGTCAACTCGACGAGATTTTCGTTAGCTTCTTCATGTTTTTCTTCAGAAGTTGCAGCAGGTTTATTAGCACATCCTAAGGTAAACAGAAGTACGAATATGGCTATTAATTTATATATGTTTGTTTTCATTTTTATTGAATTGCGTTGATACTTTCAATTTCGATAAGAGTTTGATTGTAAGCGTTTATGAATTCTAAATATTTGGTTTGAATTTCTAGCGCCCGATTGAGCCCTTGTACATATTCTATATATCCAATAGCTCCTTCTGTAAAACCTCGCTGAGACTGTTTTAATAATAGTTCAGATTGTGAAAGGGCATTTTTTTTATAATATGACAAGTTCTTTTGGTTTTTTTCTAATTGCCTCAAAAGCATATTTAATTGAGTGGTGACTTCATTTTCTACCACATCCAACTGTGCCTGGCTTTCTTTTTGACGAATTTTGGCGGCTTTTATTTTTGCAGCATGTGGTTTGCCCCAAATCGGAATAGCCAGACCTAATTTTACCCCGGTAAATCTGTTTCCAGAATCAAAAACCACATCAGATCCATTTACTGTTTGTCCGGGACCATTAAAAGATTGATTAAAATACCCTAATGTGATATCTGGAAGCATTTTTGATACCTCAACCGATTTCTTAATATCGGCAATAGTTATTTGTTCCTTATAAAAAGATAGTACAGGGTTTTTCTCTATAGCCGTAGTATTTTGATCTACAGGCAATAGATTTGATTTTACTTTTAAATCTCCCACAGCAATATCAACATGGTTTTCAGAGTTTACCAATTTTTGCATACGCAATTGATATTGTTGTATGGTTGCATTATTCTCCTGTATTTTAATTTGTAAATCTGCAACTTCTGCATTGGCCGTTGCTTGCTCTAATGCATTACTTTCGCCTGTTTTAAATCGCAGGTTTGCAGCATAAACAAATCGTTGATAAATGCTATCTTGTTTTTGAAGCAATTGTTGTTTACTCTTTAGAAACCATAATTGATAATAGGTAGCTTTTAATTGTTTTACCACCTCGTTTTGAACTACTTCCTGGTTTAATTCACTGGATTTTATAGCTGCCTTTGCCAACTTATTCTGGTTAGTATAGAGCGTAGGAAAGGCAAATGTTTGACTGATACTAAATTTAGTATCGTTATCAAAATCGCTATTGGTTTGTCCATATATCAGATCAAAATCAGTTTTGGGAAGGTTAAAACTGGTTCTTTTTAAGGCATGTTCCTGCTCGGTTTGATATGCTGCAACTTTTAGATTTGGATTACTTCTTAAAGCTGCATCCATAACTTCTTCCAAATTTTGATATATCGTTTTTGCTTCACTAGTCTGAGCATTTATGCTAGTCATATTTCCTGCTACTCCAAGAAGTACTACTAGTAAAAGCATTGCTTTTTTTGGTTTCATTTGTACTCTTTTTTCAAAATAATAATAGAGAATAGGTAATACCACCAGGGTTAAAAAAGTAGCGGTAATCAATCCTCCTATAACTACTGTTGCAAGAGGTCGTTGTACCTCTGCTCCCGAGGTTTGAGAAATTGCCATTGGTAAAAACCCTAATGAAGCAACAGTTGCAGTCATAATTACGGGTCGTAATCTAGTTTTGGTTCCTTTATAAATTCGTTCAAAAACATCGGTAATACCTTCTTTTTTCAACCTATTAAACTCTGCAATAAGTACAATTCCGTTTAATACTGCTACACCAAATAAGGCTATAAAACCAACACCTGCAGAAATACTAAATGGCAAATCCCGAAGCCAAAGAGCAAAGACACCTCCTATAGCAGAAAGAGGAATCGCTGTAAATATTAAGAGTCCTTGTTTTAAAGAACCAAAAGTAAAATACAATAGAATGAAAATAAGCAATAATGCTAAAGGAACTGCTATCCCAAGGCGTTGCTTAGCTTTGACCAGGTTTTCAAATTGACCTCCATAAGCAACAGTATATCCCGGTGCAAAATTTACTTGATTATCAATCTTAGTACTAATTTCTTCTACAACACTCTCGACATCTCGATCCCTAACATTGAAAGCAATGATAATACGTCTTCTTGTATTGTCTCGTTGTATTTGATAAGGGCCATCCTTAATAGATACAGTTGCCAGTTGTTGTAATGGAATTTGTTCTCCTTTGTCTCCATTAATATAAAGGTTCTGCACATCTGCAAGACTGGTTCTGCTACTATTATCTAACCGCACTACTAAATCAAAACGTTTTTCTCCTTCATAAACCAATCCTGTAGATGCCCCTGCAAAAGCTGCTTGAATTGTATTATTAACTGTTTTAATATCCAAACCATACTTTGCTAATTGAGCTCTATTGTAATCTATTACAATTTGCGGCACCCCTGTTACTTCCTCAACATAAATATCTACTGCTCCTTTGACTTTTCTGGCAATTTTACCGATCTGATTGGCATAGGAAGAAAGTCGGGCTAAATCTTCTCCATATATTTTTATAGCCACATCCTGGCGTACCCCGGTCATTAGTTCATTAAATCGCATCTGTATAGGTTGTTGAAAACCAAAAGCCACTCCTGGTATCACTTCTAAAGCTTCGGTCATTTTATTAGCTAATTCTGAACGATTGGAAGCAGATACCCATTTTGATTTATCTTTAAGAATAATGATCATATCTGCAGCTTCTACAGGCATAGGATCGGTAGGTATTTCTCCCGAACCTATTTTTGAGACTACTTGTAATACTTCTGGAAATTTATCGAGTACTATTTTCTCTGCTTTGGTTGTAGCTTTTATTGTATTAGAAAGAGAGCTTCCTGTAAGTACTCTGGTTTCTACAGAAAAATCGCCTTCTTCTAGTGTTGGAATAAATTCTCCTCCAAAGTTATTAAACACCAGATATGCTATTATAAAAAGTCCTGATGTGATTGCCAGAATAAATATTCTACTACGCATTGACCATTTGATTATGGGTTCATACAGCTTATAGAAGAAATTCATGATTTTATCAGAAATATTTTCTTTATGGGTTCCTTTTTTACTCAATACTAATGCAGACATCATAGGAACATAAGTGAGTGATAATATAAAAGCTCCCAGGATAGCAAAACCAACTGTCTGAGCCATTGGGCCAAACATTTTTCCTTCTGTTCCTACCAGGGCTAAAATGGGTAAGTACACAATAAGAATAATGATTTCACCGAAAGCAGCAGAGTTTCTGATTTTACTAGCTGATTTATACACTTCTTCATCCATCTCTTTTTGTGTCAACTTCTTGTTAAGTTTAAGGGCTCCAAGATGAAACAAGGTGGCTTCTACAATAATTACTGCTCCATCTACTATCAAGCCAAAATCAATAGCTCCAAGGCTCATTAGATTTGCAGAAACATCAAAAAGATGCATCATACTAAAAGCGAACAAAAGTGATAGTGGTATTACCGATGCTGTAATAAGTCCTGCACGCCAATTCCCTAGTAATAATAATAGAATAAAAATGACAATCAACGCACCTTCTATGAGGTTGGTCGTCACTGTACCAATTGCATTATTGACTAATTTAGTTCTATCTAAGAAAGGTTCGATTATTACTCCTTCTGGAAGTGTTTTGGTAATAGATGCGATTTTATCTTTCACATTTTTAATTACCTCTGCAGAGTTTGCTCCTTTAAGCATCATTACAATAGCACTCACTACTTCTCCCTCTCCATTACGAGTAGTAGCTCCATAGCGAATAGCTTTTCCGGTTTGTACTTTAGCTACATCACTAATTAGAACTGGTATCCCATCAGATGTTTGTTTGATGAGAATGTTTTTTATATCCTCTATTGTTCCTATCAACCCTTCACTTCGTATAAATAAGGCTTTATCATTCTTCTCTATATAAGCACCTCCTGTATTTTGATTATTTGTTTCTAATGCACTAAATATTTCAGAAATAGATATATTCATAGCATTTAATCGTTCTGGTCGTATGGCAATTTCGTATTGTTTCAGATATCCTCCAAAACTACTTACATCTGCTACTCCTGGTGTACCTAATAGTTGACGTTTTATAATCCAATCCTGAATAGTTCTTAATTCTGTTGCATCATATTGGTCTTCATAACCTGGTTTTGTAGTTATAACATATTGATAAATTTCTCCCAGACCAGTGGTCAAAGGAGCGATCCCTGGTTTCCCTATATTTTCAGGAATTTGGGATTGTGCTTGGACAAGACGTTCACTAACCTGTTGTCTTGCCCAATATACATCTACGTTTTCTTCAAAAACAATGGTTACTACTGATAGCCCGAAACGTGAAAACGAACGTATTTCTTCAATTTCAGGAATGGTAGCCATTGTAATTTCTACAGGAAAAGTGATTAGCCGCTCTATTTCTGGTGATGCCAATGTTGGAGAAGAGGTGATCACCTGTACTTGATTATTTGTAATATCGGGAACAGCATCTACTGGCAGCTGTTTTAATGAATATATTCCCAAAATAATCAGTGCTAGTGTTAGTAATCCAATAATCAATTTATGAGTTATGGAATACCTAATTATTTTATTAAGCATATTATATTTTTAATTCAGTGAGACATCTCGATTCAATTCGATTAAGACAGAATTTCTCGATGTTAAATACATATAACCTCCTTTAAAAAAAGGAGATAACTAGATATAATTATTCTATAAAACTGAATTATACTTGTGGTGGCTGGAGTGGTGTATTAGAAATATCTTTTCCAACACTGTCGAAGTGAGCAAACATTTCTGTAGAAATTCCTGATAACAATAATTCACATGTATCAATATTGAGATCGATTACATGAACGTGGCAACAATGACATTGGCAAAAGGGTGAACATAAATCATTCTCTACATCATGATCATGATTTTCACAAGAATCAGCAAAAGTCTCAATTTGAGAATCATCTGTAATAGATACATTATCATTACAAGGCATAAAATTAAGTGCCAGAAAATATATTGATAATATGAATACTAAAACTTTCACATTACAAAGATAGCAATATTGTAATGCAATCGTATTGCAAAATTATTTATATAATGAGTATCATAAATTATTTTTCGGAGAATACTACTTATTTACAAAGACAGAAAAATTATTGGAATTTGACTATAATTTTATGGTTCTATATTCCAAAATACCGTAAAAAAACAACCCCCGGGTTAACTACTCCCAGGGGTCTAAATTGAAACTTAATTGTATTTAACACAAACTCAACTTATACTAATTATGATAGTTCCAATTATAATATATTATATTATTTGTCTAGGTCTTTGACACGAAGATAAGCCCTATCCTTTAAATATTTTAACGTTTTTTTAATGATAATTAACACTTAATAATACGTTAATACATTGATAAAATCAATGCCACTAACTTACTAAAAGTCAATTTTCAAACTACTTTCTTTTATGTACTAATTATGCTTATTGTATTCCCAGTGTTTTTTAAATTTTTCCCTAACACTGTAGATCTTTTACTTTTACAAAATTAATGCCAATTTTGTTTGGTTTACTTTTTTTAACTTAACTTTAAGTAAACCCTCGGGTAACTACTCCCGAGGGCATGAATTGAAACTAATTATGAAATTTTACACAAATTCAACTTACATAATTAATCGAGTTTCAATTATTGTACTGTAATATCAAAACTTTGAGTAATATCTGTTTCACCCCCTGCATTTGCGATATTACCTCCTGCTACTCCTTCCGCAGCTTTATTAGGTTTATGTTTTAGCGTTACTGTTAAAGTTCCGGTTCCAGCAGCTGTTGTCGTTAATGTAAATGTAAGTCCAACAGGATTCGTAGTAGTAAACGCTGTTCCGTCTTCTTTTTTATAATCAGATTCTTTATCGGTATAAACTGTCGTAATGTTTAGTGCAGAACTTGTTTCATAGAAAAACTGATGTTCATCTGCTTCTTTCTCTATTTCCTCATTAATTACTTCGACAGGGCTCTCAGATTCGTTAAGCAGTACTACAGAACCATTATATGTTGTATTGGCACTTAAATTACCTGAAACCGTTACTACTGGTTTTTTCGGACCATCTGCTCCGTCTTCATCGGTAACAACCAAAGTTGTGGTATTTGCACCGTCAACTAGAGACACTGTCATTTTGGTTATTAATTCTTCTTCATTAACGGGTACGGGATTATCATCATCACTAGAGCAAGATGCGAATAAAATACCTCCAACGATAAGTATTGATAAAAGTTTACGTGTGTTCATTATTTCTAAATTTAATTTAATAGTTAACTGATAATCTTAATAAAAAATTCCTACCCAAATCATCTGCAAAATATCGCTGACGATTTAAGTAATTTCTATAGTTTGTATTTAATATGTTGTTTATTGTTAATCCAACTTTTAGTTTATTTCGTTCTCCCAAAGAAAACTCCATACTAGTATCTGCATTTAATAAATGATATGCATCTGGAGGAGTATTGACCTCTAACAATACATTTTCATTTTGCTGTGGAGAAAACACAGGGATATTGGGCGGGTATTCATTTTGTCTAAAAAAATATTGACTTTCTAAAGAAACATTAAATCCGAACCAATTTTTGTTACTATAAGTAATACCGTTATTAAAAGTTGGCGCAGGGATATTAATCAACGCGATATCTTTTTCATTTTCTTTTCCTTTTACCATAGAAAAACTATGATCTGTTCTCCAGTTCTGATGCCAATTAGCGTAAGTCTTGGCGTCGACTCCTAATAATGTAACATTGGTTTGTCTATATCGCCATACAGGAAATGCTCCTCGTATCGATAATTCGAGACCTATAGGCTCTAGCAAAATATAATCATTTATAAAATTGGCATATGGTGCTATTTCCCATCCCCATTTTTCTGTATTCTTTTGTGCGGTTAGAGATATTTTATGAGATGTTTCCTGATCCATCCTTAAATCTCCCAACTCAATTCTGGCAGCCGAGTGGTGTAAACCATCACTAAATAACTCTGAAGGATTAGGAGCACGTTGTGCTAATGCATAATTAAATCTAAATTCGTAATCTTCTCTAAAAGTATATTGTATTCCGGCAGTACCAGAAACACTATGGTAATCAAAAACTGGATTAGTGAGCCATTGCGTATTAAAATCCTCAATAATAAGATCAGAAAAATCTACACCATATCCTCTTTCTTCCCATCTGGTTTTCAAATAAAACTTTTTAGCATCCATACGATTATAATCGTATCGAATACCTGCATCTACAATGATATCATTTGTTACGCCGTATTCACCTGTAATAAATGCTCCGACATCATACTTATCATAGTCGGGAATTAATCTTCTTACTCCTGTACTGGGATCTGCAAAATTATTCTGATATCTAAATAACACTCCTACATTCCACAGAAAATCAGGATTCGAATCAAATTTAAAATCTGAAGTTAGCGTATGTGTTTTTAGCTCAAGATCTATACTAGGTAATTTAGTAAGTTCTTCTGTTCTGCGAATATCAAACTCAAATCGTTTATTATATTGAAAATCATATTGTGTATTCCATTTCCCAAGTTCTTCAAAACGTTTAAAATACCGAAGACGTCCCAAATGGTGAGTAACTTCTTGCTTAGGATTATCAATCTCATAGGTAAAATCTCTAATAATTGCAGGTTGCTGTTCATTAATAGCATTTATAAGATCGTCTACATTACCAATATGAGATGTTGCTAATACTCCAATTTCATTATCAAAAAAAGAATAATATGCATCCCAGCCGTGGGTAAATTTATTTACTCCAAAAGATAGAGATGCTCCTTTTTGGAATACCCCTGTATTAGAGAGAATATAGTCTGGTGTTTCTACATCTCCAAAACGTTTTAACGATCCTTGTGCTTTAACAAACAAGCCGTTTTTGTATCCTTTTATCAATTCTGAAGAAATTGATCCTCCTCGTCCATTTGTAGCTCCTGCAACCAGAGTCTTACCAAACAATGTATCTTTTGAAGGTACTTTACGAGGTTCCATAATGATAACACCACCTATTGCGTCTCCTCCGTATTGTAATGCAGAAGCTCCTTTAACAACAGTAACATTTCCTGCTGTGTTAATATCTACATTAGGTGCATGTTCATCACCCCACTCCATATCTTGCATACGAACGCCATTATTCATGATCAACACACGACTTCCGCTAAGACCCTGAATAATCGGTTTTACAATCGTGGATCCAGTATTTAAAGACGAAACACCTGTAATTTCTTTAAGGGCATCTCCCAAAGAGGCACTGCCGTATTTTTCTATGATATCAGAACCTATAGTTTCTTCTTGAGCAGATGTTGTTTTAGTATCATTGGCTCCCGAAACTTTTACTTCTTCTAATTCATTAAGGTGGTGTTCTAAGGAGAAATCTTTTGAGGACGTTTTGCCTACATCAAGAGTTACTACCTGAGAATTACACTTTTCATGAGAAACAGTAAAAGCATATGCTGTTGCACATAAACCTGTAATAGAATATCTACCAGAAGCGTCTGTCACGATTGTACGATTATTAAATGTTATTGTAGCGCCTTCAAGGGGTTCTCCGTCATGAAAATCTATGACTCTGCCAGAAAGTATTTTATCACATTCTTGTGCCGAAAGGAGATGAATCCCTAAAAGAAACACAAATAACCAAGTGTGTCTTTTCATTTGTAAAATAAATAATAGATAAACTGATTGGTATGGATATACCACAGTTAAGTTTCGATAATAAAGTTTAGGTAAAACTAAGCTACAGGGGGAGCTTTGTTTAGAAAATTGTAAGCAACAGATGAATCAAAATATCGATTCACATAATTTGCTCGAACAATATCGGCAGGAACATGTACTGCTTCAGAAATAGTAACTGTGTCTGCAGATGTAAAATTATCATTATGATGATCAGAAGTAAATTTACAAAGAGTGCAATCTGTATCATCAGCATCATGACCCACAATATGTAAGTCTGCCAATTGAA
Proteins encoded:
- a CDS encoding efflux RND transporter periplasmic adaptor subunit, producing the protein MKTNIYKLIAIFVLLFTLGCANKPAATSEEKHEEANENLVELTDEQMKQTQIEIGKAQKRKIGNELSVNGMIDVPPQSNLSITVPYGGFLKFTNMLPGTRLRKGQLVARVENPDFIEFQRDYLEAVAKNEYLKADYERQEILNKESVSSTKVFQKAKSDYLINKANIQALESKLKMVGINPSHVTNGRVSSMVNVYSPINGVVREVYVNTGKYFGSEDVLMDITNAEDLHVELKVYEDDIPLIKNEQRIRFRLANEPDKWMEAEIFLIGNNVSDDRSITIHGHLKEKNQELLPGMFVNAKIEVGAREAYAVPEEAIVRFDGDHYVFAAGEKRSEGKSIVTDFEMIPITKGTEEEGFVAITLEDKNKDISTTRLVLKDAFTILAKAKNSEEGGHGHGH
- a CDS encoding CusA/CzcA family heavy metal efflux RND transporter, whose translation is MLNKIIRYSITHKLIIGLLTLALIILGIYSLKQLPVDAVPDITNNQVQVITSSPTLASPEIERLITFPVEITMATIPEIEEIRSFSRFGLSVVTIVFEENVDVYWARQQVSERLVQAQSQIPENIGKPGIAPLTTGLGEIYQYVITTKPGYEDQYDATELRTIQDWIIKRQLLGTPGVADVSSFGGYLKQYEIAIRPERLNAMNISISEIFSALETNNQNTGGAYIEKNDKALFIRSEGLIGTIEDIKNILIKQTSDGIPVLISDVAKVQTGKAIRYGATTRNGEGEVVSAIVMMLKGANSAEVIKNVKDKIASITKTLPEGVIIEPFLDRTKLVNNAIGTVTTNLIEGALIVIFILLLLLGNWRAGLITASVIPLSLLFAFSMMHLFDVSANLMSLGAIDFGLIVDGAVIIVEATLFHLGALKLNKKLTQKEMDEEVYKSASKIRNSAAFGEIIILIVYLPILALVGTEGKMFGPMAQTVGFAILGAFILSLTYVPMMSALVLSKKGTHKENISDKIMNFFYKLYEPIIKWSMRSRIFILAITSGLFIIAYLVFNNFGGEFIPTLEEGDFSVETRVLTGSSLSNTIKATTKAEKIVLDKFPEVLQVVSKIGSGEIPTDPMPVEAADMIIILKDKSKWVSASNRSELANKMTEALEVIPGVAFGFQQPIQMRFNELMTGVRQDVAIKIYGEDLARLSSYANQIGKIARKVKGAVDIYVEEVTGVPQIVIDYNRAQLAKYGLDIKTVNNTIQAAFAGASTGLVYEGEKRFDLVVRLDNSSRTSLADVQNLYINGDKGEQIPLQQLATVSIKDGPYQIQRDNTRRRIIIAFNVRDRDVESVVEEISTKIDNQVNFAPGYTVAYGGQFENLVKAKQRLGIAVPLALLLIFILLYFTFGSLKQGLLIFTAIPLSAIGGVFALWLRDLPFSISAGVGFIALFGVAVLNGIVLIAEFNRLKKEGITDVFERIYKGTKTRLRPVIMTATVASLGFLPMAISQTSGAEVQRPLATVVIGGLITATFLTLVVLPILYYYFEKRVQMKPKKAMLLLVVLLGVAGNMTSINAQTSEAKTIYQNLEEVMDAALRSNPNLKVAAYQTEQEHALKRTSFNLPKTDFDLIYGQTNSDFDNDTKFSISQTFAFPTLYTNQNKLAKAAIKSSELNQEVVQNEVVKQLKATYYQLWFLKSKQQLLQKQDSIYQRFVYAANLRFKTGESNALEQATANAEVADLQIKIQENNATIQQYQLRMQKLVNSENHVDIAVGDLKVKSNLLPVDQNTTAIEKNPVLSFYKEQITIADIKKSVEVSKMLPDITLGYFNQSFNGPGQTVNGSDVVFDSGNRFTGVKLGLAIPIWGKPHAAKIKAAKIRQKESQAQLDVVENEVTTQLNMLLRQLEKNQKNLSYYKKNALSQSELLLKQSQRGFTEGAIGYIEYVQGLNRALEIQTKYLEFINAYNQTLIEIESINAIQ
- a CDS encoding DUF6660 family protein, which encodes MKVLVFILSIYFLALNFMPCNDNVSITDDSQIETFADSCENHDHDVENDLCSPFCQCHCCHVHVIDLNIDTCELLLSGISTEMFAHFDSVGKDISNTPLQPPQV
- a CDS encoding type 1 periplasmic binding fold superfamily protein; amino-acid sequence: MNTRKLLSILIVGGILFASCSSDDDNPVPVNEEELITKMTVSLVDGANTTTLVVTDEDGADGPKKPVVTVSGNLSANTTYNGSVVLLNESESPVEVINEEIEKEADEHQFFYETSSALNITTVYTDKESDYKKEDGTAFTTTNPVGLTFTLTTTAAGTGTLTVTLKHKPNKAAEGVAGGNIANAGGETDITQSFDITVQ
- a CDS encoding TonB-dependent receptor; protein product: MKRHTWLFVFLLGIHLLSAQECDKILSGRVIDFHDGEPLEGATITFNNRTIVTDASGRYSITGLCATAYAFTVSHEKCNSQVVTLDVGKTSSKDFSLEHHLNELEEVKVSGANDTKTTSAQEETIGSDIIEKYGSASLGDALKEITGVSSLNTGSTIVKPIIQGLSGSRVLIMNNGVRMQDMEWGDEHAPNVDINTAGNVTVVKGASALQYGGDAIGGVIIMEPRKVPSKDTLFGKTLVAGATNGRGGSISSELIKGYKNGLFVKAQGSLKRFGDVETPDYILSNTGVFQKGASLSFGVNKFTHGWDAYYSFFDNEIGVLATSHIGNVDDLINAINEQQPAIIRDFTYEIDNPKQEVTHHLGRLRYFKRFEELGKWNTQYDFQYNKRFEFDIRRTEELTKLPSIDLELKTHTLTSDFKFDSNPDFLWNVGVLFRYQNNFADPSTGVRRLIPDYDKYDVGAFITGEYGVTNDIIVDAGIRYDYNRMDAKKFYLKTRWEERGYGVDFSDLIIEDFNTQWLTNPVFDYHSVSGTAGIQYTFREDYEFRFNYALAQRAPNPSELFSDGLHHSAARIELGDLRMDQETSHKISLTAQKNTEKWGWEIAPYANFINDYILLEPIGLELSIRGAFPVWRYRQTNVTLLGVDAKTYANWHQNWRTDHSFSMVKGKENEKDIALINIPAPTFNNGITYSNKNWFGFNVSLESQYFFRQNEYPPNIPVFSPQQNENVLLEVNTPPDAYHLLNADTSMEFSLGERNKLKVGLTINNILNTNYRNYLNRQRYFADDLGRNFLLRLSVNY